From Chloroflexota bacterium, one genomic window encodes:
- a CDS encoding carbohydrate ABC transporter permease, translating into MIQARRRLNRTAIFLVLALIAVVMLFPFAFMALIANQSYDQYLAGSGFSLDSWRQLFDTIPVLQELLNSAIVTAGAVLIILVVSSMGGFAFAKLGYPGGSVVFLLLLAGMMVPVQSIVIPEFVNVSQLGLINQYPGAILVYAALGAPFATYLMTTYYRGVPTELMEASLMDGASYLQIFVRVILPLSVPAIVTITVLQFIQIWDDLLIGLLFLQTPDVRTITVGLATLQSGRMVNVPVLMAGSLASALPAIIVYLIFQRHLVRGLTMGIGK; encoded by the coding sequence ATGATCCAGGCCAGGAGGCGGCTCAACCGGACGGCGATCTTCCTCGTGCTCGCCCTGATCGCCGTCGTGATGCTGTTCCCGTTCGCCTTCATGGCCCTGATCGCGAACCAGTCGTACGACCAGTACCTCGCCGGATCCGGGTTCTCCCTGGACAGCTGGCGGCAGCTCTTCGATACCATCCCGGTCCTTCAGGAGCTGCTCAACTCCGCCATCGTCACTGCCGGAGCCGTGCTCATCATCCTGGTCGTGAGCTCGATGGGCGGCTTCGCGTTCGCGAAGCTCGGGTATCCCGGCGGGTCGGTCGTCTTCCTGCTGCTGCTCGCGGGCATGATGGTGCCCGTCCAGTCGATCGTCATACCGGAGTTCGTGAACGTCAGCCAGCTGGGGCTGATCAACCAGTACCCGGGCGCGATCCTCGTCTACGCGGCGCTCGGGGCGCCGTTCGCGACCTACCTGATGACCACCTATTACCGTGGTGTCCCGACAGAACTCATGGAGGCCTCGCTGATGGACGGCGCCTCATACCTGCAGATCTTCGTCCGGGTGATCCTCCCGCTGTCCGTCCCGGCGATCGTCACGATCACCGTCCTGCAGTTCATCCAGATCTGGGACGACCTGCTGATCGGCCTCCTGTTCCTCCAGACGCCGGACGTCCGGACGATCACGGTCGGGCTGGCGACGCTTCAGAGTGGGCGCATGGTCAACGTCCCCGTCCTGATGGCCGGGTCCCTGGCGAGCGCGCTGCCGGCGATCATCGTCTACCTCATCTTCCAGCGGCACCTCGTGCGCGGACTCACGATGGGGATCGGCAAGTGA
- a CDS encoding DeoR/GlpR transcriptional regulator, whose product MTAARERRARIAELVAESEEVEVSALARRFGVTDVSIRRDLLLLQGQGRVKRIHGGAIAPHLALRHGVFGTKIREHRDEKRRIAVAAAELIHPGEVVLFDSGTTVAQVPAQVAPALRSGSSITAVTHSLRVIQEIGSWEGPHLIALGGLFLPDYEAFVGPQTVASLKGLSADLAFLGCDGLTLEAGITTPHVLVAEIGATMAARARRVVALADASKLGRYGFTTIVPLNQVDVLITDAGASPEQVATIRAAGIEVIIA is encoded by the coding sequence GTGACGGCCGCACGAGAGCGCCGTGCCCGGATCGCCGAGCTCGTCGCGGAGTCCGAGGAGGTGGAGGTCTCCGCGCTCGCTCGACGCTTTGGGGTGACCGACGTCTCGATCCGGCGTGATCTGCTCCTTCTCCAGGGGCAGGGTCGGGTCAAGCGGATCCACGGCGGTGCGATCGCCCCACACCTCGCCCTGCGCCACGGGGTGTTCGGGACGAAGATCCGCGAGCATCGCGACGAGAAGCGACGCATCGCGGTCGCCGCCGCGGAACTCATCCATCCCGGCGAAGTCGTCCTGTTCGACTCCGGAACGACCGTCGCCCAGGTCCCGGCCCAGGTGGCGCCCGCGCTTCGGTCAGGGAGCTCGATCACCGCGGTGACCCACTCGTTGCGGGTGATCCAGGAGATCGGCTCCTGGGAGGGCCCGCACCTGATCGCCCTCGGCGGCCTGTTCCTCCCCGACTACGAAGCCTTCGTCGGGCCACAGACGGTGGCGAGCCTCAAGGGCCTCTCGGCGGACCTCGCCTTCCTGGGCTGCGACGGTCTGACCCTCGAGGCGGGGATCACGACGCCACACGTCCTGGTTGCCGAGATCGGTGCCACCATGGCCGCTCGCGCCCGGCGGGTGGTCGCCCTGGCCGACGCGTCGAAGCTCGGCCGCTACGGGTTCACGACCATCGTTCCGCTCAACCAGGTGGATGTGCTCATCACGGACGCCGGGGCCTCGCCGGAGCAGGTCGCCACGATCCGGGCGGCCGGCATCGAAGTGATCATCGCTTGA
- a CDS encoding ABC transporter permease gives MTLAGGFARVLPAGIGSRRAGLLIERNAYVYRRTWLVIVSGFFEPLFYLLGIGFGLGALVGNVTGPNGTPITYAQFVAPALLAASSMNGAIYDSTINVFFKLKFQKTYDAILSTPLGVGDIALGEIGWAIIRGTLYATGFMVVMLILGLTTSPLAILAIPAAMVVGFGFAGVGMAATSFMRTWQDFDLVQLVILPLFLFSGTFYPLSAYPGPLAAIVQLTPLYRGTDLIRGFTTGVLGPSMVLDVAYLVAMGLIGLAIVSRRLDRLLLMSVRVVPRRSPRQRQARTSGLSGRGSRHPVARPRRRRRARRRGQRRRRPPATRRAEGLAPDPLPGPPRAASGIRSTARDRGDGALASRHRPARARHAGTRRRGRRWRCRGAPTCRSTRATRPPGPSPNGRRRPRRTRAGPAGRRAALQRRSGPAVRATSTSSRRRPWPDRTRLPPASPWPVRRSDGQA, from the coding sequence GTGACGCTCGCGGGCGGCTTCGCGCGCGTCCTGCCGGCCGGCATCGGGAGCCGCAGAGCCGGCCTCCTCATCGAACGCAACGCCTACGTGTATCGCCGCACCTGGCTCGTGATCGTGTCGGGCTTCTTCGAGCCGCTCTTCTATCTGCTCGGGATCGGCTTCGGCCTGGGTGCGCTCGTCGGGAACGTGACCGGGCCGAACGGGACACCGATCACGTACGCCCAGTTCGTCGCCCCGGCGCTGCTGGCCGCCTCGTCGATGAACGGCGCGATCTACGACAGCACGATCAACGTGTTCTTCAAGCTCAAGTTCCAGAAGACGTACGACGCGATCCTCTCGACGCCGCTCGGTGTGGGCGACATCGCCCTCGGCGAGATCGGCTGGGCGATCATCCGGGGAACGCTCTACGCGACGGGGTTCATGGTCGTCATGCTCATCCTCGGCCTCACCACCTCGCCGCTCGCGATCCTCGCCATCCCCGCGGCAATGGTCGTCGGGTTCGGGTTTGCCGGGGTCGGCATGGCGGCCACCTCCTTCATGCGAACGTGGCAGGACTTCGATCTCGTCCAGCTCGTCATCCTGCCGCTCTTCCTGTTCAGCGGCACGTTCTACCCGCTGTCCGCCTACCCCGGGCCGCTGGCGGCGATCGTCCAGCTCACGCCGCTCTACCGGGGCACGGACCTCATCCGTGGCTTCACGACCGGCGTCCTTGGTCCGTCCATGGTCCTCGACGTGGCATATCTCGTGGCGATGGGTCTCATCGGCCTGGCGATCGTTTCGCGGCGACTCGACCGGCTCCTGCTCATGTCGGTCAGGGTCGTGCCCAGGCGCTCCCCGCGACAGCGTCAGGCGCGAACGTCCGGGCTCAGCGGACGAGGAAGCCGTCACCCCGTTGCTCGACCGCGGCGACGGCGTCGAGCCCGGAGAAGAGGACAAAGGCGACGTCGGCCTCCAGCGACTCGCCGGGCTGAAGGACTCGCTCCCGACCCGCTGCCTGGGCCTCCTCGAGCTGCATCGGGTATCCGGTCCACGGCTCGAGACAGAGGTGATGGTGCCCTCGCCAGCCGCCATAGACCTGCCAGAGCCAGGCATGCGGGAACACGTCGACGGGGAAGGCGATGGCGATGCCGCGGCGCGCCGACGTGTCGGTCAACGCGAGCCACCCGGCCGCCAGGTCCGTCGCCCAATGGCCGCCGAAGACCGCGGCGGACGCGGGCAGGACCCGCCGGACGTCGCGCAGCCCTCCAGAGGCGGTCTGGTCCGGCTGTGCGGGCCACGAGTACGTCGTCCCGACGACGCCCATGGCCGGACCGGACGAGACTCCCACCCGCATCTCCCTGGCCGGTGCGTCGATCCGATGGGCAGGCGTGA